In a genomic window of Rhodovulum sp. P5:
- a CDS encoding ABC transporter permease subunit, with protein MIERTPALNIATHAILFLGLALLLFPMYLVFVAASQTLQDVNSIPAKLWFGDQFWVNLQEAWISRDFRTKFVNSLIVATGVVVGKIVIAAMTAFGIVFFNHRLRMPIFWAVFITLMLPLEVRIVPTYAVAANALTPFQTILDASGLSWLLEKASGIEVALEWNLLNSYTGLILPLVATATGTFLYRQFFLTIPDELVEAAKMDGAGPLRFLRDILIPLSVTNMAALATIMFVVGWNQYLWPLLITTDPNYGVVAVELGRLVPDENTTGGDIPQWHVAMAGTLIVMIPPILVVILMQRWFVRGLISTEK; from the coding sequence ATGATCGAACGCACACCGGCACTAAACATCGCGACCCATGCGATCCTGTTTCTCGGGCTCGCGCTGCTGCTGTTCCCGATGTATCTGGTCTTTGTCGCGGCCAGCCAGACGTTGCAGGATGTCAACTCCATCCCCGCGAAACTGTGGTTCGGCGACCAGTTCTGGGTGAACCTGCAAGAGGCCTGGATCAGCCGCGATTTCCGGACCAAGTTCGTCAACTCGCTGATCGTGGCCACCGGGGTCGTGGTCGGCAAGATCGTGATCGCTGCGATGACGGCCTTTGGCATCGTGTTCTTCAACCACCGTCTGCGGATGCCGATCTTCTGGGCGGTGTTCATCACGCTCATGCTACCGCTGGAGGTGCGGATCGTACCGACCTATGCGGTTGCGGCCAACGCGCTGACGCCCTTTCAGACCATCCTTGATGCAAGCGGCCTGTCCTGGCTGCTGGAAAAGGCATCGGGGATCGAGGTCGCGCTGGAATGGAACCTGCTGAATTCCTACACCGGGCTGATCCTGCCGCTGGTGGCCACGGCCACGGGGACGTTCCTCTATCGCCAGTTCTTTCTGACCATCCCCGATGAACTGGTGGAGGCTGCCAAGATGGACGGCGCGGGGCCGCTGCGGTTCCTGCGCGATATCCTGATCCCGCTGTCGGTGACGAATATGGCCGCACTTGCCACGATCATGTTCGTCGTCGGCTGGAACCAGTATCTCTGGCCGCTCCTGATCACGACCGACCCGAATTACGGCGTCGTCGCGGTGGAACTCGGCCGCCTTGTGCCGGACGAGAACACCACCGGCGGCGACATCCCCCAATGGCATGTGGCGATGGCCGGCACGCTGATCGTGATGATCCCGCCGATCCTTGTCGTGATCCTGATGCAGCGCTGGTTCGTCCGCGGCCTGATCAGCACAGAGAAATAG
- a CDS encoding ABC transporter ATP-binding protein, with protein MADISIRNVRKSYGKEEVIFGVDLDIADGEFVVILGPSGCGKSTLLRMIAGLEEVTSGEIAIAGQVVNDLEPRQRGCAMVFQNYALYPHMTVAGNIGYALKVAGLRTKERRARVEATAASVGLTEFLDRKPGELSGGQRQRVAMARAIIREPRVFLFDEPLSNLDAKLRVQMRHEIRSIHNRIGATSVFVTHDQHEGMTLADRLVIMNKGTVDQVGTPEEVYDTPATTYVAGFIGSPAMTILPGQIAKDAPAVVLGNGTRISIGPEAARGRAGQLVQLGLRPETLRLTAPRAGSFDAAFEFYEELGAGRVYHLRFEEMPVSVVAQDKRRLREGEPVGIAINPAALHLFDGETGQRIRGARIGSRTPEMAVMK; from the coding sequence ATGGCCGACATCTCGATCCGAAACGTCCGCAAGAGCTATGGCAAGGAAGAGGTCATCTTCGGGGTCGACCTCGACATCGCCGATGGCGAATTCGTCGTCATCCTGGGCCCCTCGGGCTGCGGCAAGTCCACGCTTCTGCGTATGATCGCGGGGCTGGAGGAAGTCACCTCGGGTGAGATCGCCATCGCCGGGCAGGTCGTCAACGATCTGGAACCGCGTCAGCGGGGCTGCGCGATGGTGTTTCAGAACTACGCGCTTTACCCGCACATGACGGTGGCGGGCAATATCGGCTATGCGCTGAAGGTCGCGGGCCTGCGGACGAAGGAACGCCGCGCCAGGGTAGAGGCCACCGCCGCCAGCGTCGGGCTGACGGAATTCTTGGACCGCAAGCCGGGGGAACTCTCGGGCGGTCAGCGCCAGCGCGTCGCGATGGCCCGCGCGATCATCCGCGAACCGCGGGTGTTCCTGTTCGACGAACCGCTCTCCAACCTCGATGCCAAGCTGCGCGTCCAGATGCGGCACGAAATCCGGTCGATCCACAACCGGATCGGCGCGACCTCGGTCTTCGTTACCCATGACCAGCATGAGGGCATGACGCTGGCCGACCGGCTGGTGATCATGAACAAGGGCACCGTCGATCAGGTCGGCACCCCGGAAGAGGTCTACGACACGCCCGCAACCACCTATGTCGCGGGCTTCATCGGCTCACCCGCCATGACCATCCTGCCCGGTCAGATCGCGAAAGACGCGCCTGCCGTCGTGCTGGGCAATGGCACGCGGATCTCCATCGGGCCCGAGGCCGCGCGGGGCCGCGCCGGGCAGCTTGTCCAGCTTGGCTTGCGCCCCGAAACCCTGCGCCTGACCGCACCGCGGGCGGGCAGTTTCGATGCCGCGTTCGAATTCTACGAAGAACTGGGCGCGGGCCGCGTCTATCACCTGCGGTTTGAGGAAATGCCGGTCAGCGTGGTCGCCCAGGACAAGCGCCGCCTGCGCGAAGGCGAACCGGTGGGCATCGCGATCAACCCCGCGGCCCTGCATCTTTTCGACGGCGAAACCGGCCAGCGTATTCGTGGCGCCCGCATCGGATCGCGCACACCCGAAATGGCGGTGATGAAATGA
- a CDS encoding endonuclease/exonuclease/phosphatase family protein, producing MTLRLASYNIQYGTGKDGRVDLDRIVADLDEGQGPADLIALQEVERHNLARNSGDQVAEIAARLPHMHWVYGPGIDVDASEIVDGKPLHRRQQFGNMVLSRWPILSSINHTLPKIALLNQFHLQRTLVETVIDTPTHGPLRFCSVHLDHISTDTRRGQIAYMRDLMLRGHERGASWGGTLKSAEWMRHPEPPQPMRAIVMGDMNFAPDNPDYTALLGDVSAMHGRTIRAHGLADAWVLAGHDETAGDTLPREGRAPRRIDHCFVTANLAPCITAMRIGETAQGSDHQPIFVDLAPL from the coding sequence ATGACCCTGCGTCTGGCGAGCTACAATATTCAGTACGGCACCGGCAAGGACGGCCGCGTGGACCTTGACCGCATCGTCGCGGATCTGGACGAGGGACAAGGCCCCGCCGACCTGATCGCCTTGCAGGAGGTCGAACGCCACAACCTTGCCCGGAATTCCGGTGACCAGGTGGCCGAGATCGCGGCGCGCCTGCCCCATATGCACTGGGTCTACGGCCCGGGCATCGACGTGGATGCGTCCGAGATCGTAGATGGCAAGCCGCTCCACCGCCGCCAGCAATTCGGCAACATGGTGCTGTCGCGCTGGCCGATCCTGTCCTCGATCAACCACACGCTGCCGAAGATCGCGCTGCTGAACCAGTTCCACCTGCAACGGACGCTGGTCGAAACCGTGATCGACACGCCGACCCATGGCCCGTTGCGCTTCTGCTCGGTTCATCTCGATCATATCTCGACCGATACGCGCCGCGGCCAGATCGCGTATATGCGCGACCTGATGCTGCGTGGCCATGAACGCGGCGCAAGCTGGGGCGGCACCCTGAAATCGGCCGAATGGATGCGCCATCCCGAACCGCCGCAACCGATGCGCGCCATCGTCATGGGTGACATGAACTTCGCGCCGGACAACCCTGATTACACCGCACTTCTGGGCGATGTGTCGGCCATGCACGGCCGCACGATCCGGGCCCACGGGCTGGCCGATGCCTGGGTTCTGGCCGGCCATGACGAGACCGCCGGCGACACCCTGCCGCGGGAGGGCCGCGCGCCACGCCGGATCGACCATTGCTTCGTGACGGCGAACCTTGCGCCCTGTATCACGGCCATGCGGATCGGAGAGACGGCGCAAGGATCGGACCATCAGCCGATCTTCGTCGATCTCGCCCCGCTTTGA